TTTTTACGACCTTTACCTTGCTGAAGGCGGTGTGCTTCTTGATGGAATAAGCACCCTTCGAGCGTTTCAGCACGTCGGATAACCTCTCCGGTTCATGCTTGGTCTTGGGCATGTGCTGCTTGCTCGCGTCCATAAGATGACCGGGTGCAGTCGGCATTCTCCGGACAAAATGTTGTGATGATCCTCCCATGGCAGTCACTCCTTCCCAAATTGCAATATTATACAACGCTGGTGGCGGTGGAAAGTTGCCCGTTTTCTTTATGAAAGCCGCCGCCGTGCCTTGTGCAGCTTCTTGACTTTTCCTGCTGGCGGTAACCGCGTCGGTTCATCGACGTAGTTGCCAGCTTCTTTTGCTGCTTCGATGAAGGCGACGCGTGCGGCTCCGGGGGAGAGCTTACGTTCAAGACAGGACAGAAGGGCCTCCCTCGCGACGGAAAGTTTCTTTCCCTGCTCGATCGGCCAGTCGTTCAAGAGACACTCGGCAGCGCGCAATGCGGAGGTGACCACGCGCATCCTGCCGGGCTGGCTTGTCATGATCCTCACGGCGTTGAACGGTCGATCATCCATCGACCCGAACGGAAAACCAACGGACCGAGTTCCGTAAGTCCCGGTAGTCAATTGGTACTAATCAGGACGATTTCGCCCTCGTTTGGGCAACAATTTCTTCATCGCCCGACTGATCCGCCTGAGGGAATTTCGCAAGCGCCTTCGATGCTTCATCCTCAAATAACTCTGAAGGTTTTTGCCGTTGTCCGCCATATCGCTCCCTTGTGTCAGCCGTCAGCATTACCGTCCTGTGCTCTGAGCAACCGGGAGCAGGGTACCAGCCAAACAATGCCAAACGCAAATCCCCAAGCAGAGGCGCATTGAGGAAAACATTGGGATAGCAGGCCTGGAATGTAAAAAAACCTAGCGCTTGTCAAGCCACTAGGTTTGATACACACGTCATAAGGATTCACCGCACTGGGGTTCACGGTCGAGCAGGTTGATGCGTTTTCGTGTAAGCATGGATGAATGCAAGTTGTATTAGCGATCGACGCGTCGACGTGGTTTTTTTGCTGTGAATTCCACCGGCTTAGATGTTTTGTATTCCCACCTTCCCACGGGCCTGTATAGGGATAGCCTGCATGAGCTCAATATTGGGATAATCTGCGCTCAAATCCAGAATCTCAGCCTTGTCGCCGTCAGACATTTGAATCCCGTAGATAATACCGTCGAGCTCATTTATTCCAAACCGAATATCCTCAAACGGCGCAGCCTTGTTACGTCCGTGCCCCGAAGAGATTCTCCATTCTTTTTCGTAAGTCCAGTCCGACATCTTGGTATAGATAATCGCGTCGGTCATCTCTCTATTATTGATCGATTCCAGTCCGGCGAGGCTATTTATCAGATATGACTCGGTAAAAAATGAGGGTCTAACATCAGTATAGACGATTGGCTTCGCCATCCCGAATGGGCTGTCGAATGCAGATATTGACCTGAAGCGCATCACCACACCCCTGTGGGAATTGGAGTAATGCGACCACATCAAGCTGATATCCGGCGCAACCGTAAGCGATAATATTTTAATCGGTAACAACGCCTCCATAACGTCGCTTTGATTCCGGGGAGTGTTCCGACGTATTACATCGAAGCTTTCATCAATTGCACCGGACATTCTGGTGAGCAGTTCTCGCTTTGACATGCCCGGGTAGTTTATGCGCATGAACTCAAGTGCAACTCCCAGTTGATTTCCTATCGGCACCTGTTGGTCGCTCGAGTATAGCTCCCATATTTTTTCCAGTGCGCGCTTTTTCACTTTATCAACGTCGATCCCTTCGATTGTAACATTCAGTTGCATCTCAAAAGGATCATTGAGCGTCGCAGCCGTTGACCAGCGCAGAGTTTGATTGCGAAGTACTGCCTTTGCAGTACTTTCACTCATATACTTGAAAAAATGGATGCGATTGTTGGTCCACCCTCTTGGGACATTTGAAAGGGTTGCATCCCAGTTCATTTTTTCACCAGCTTGACGCCCGTTCCGTTGATGAACTCTATGCTTGCCGCCTGAAGCGCGTTCATTATAGCTGCAAGATTATAGAAGGCACACGCCTGCCGTTGTCAAAGTCGCGGAAAGTGCGCTCACTGAGGTTTGATGCCTCGGCGAGTTTACTCTGAGACCAATCCAAGAGTCCTCGTGCGGCTCGCGATTGAGCGGGTGAGAGTGACATTGCCAAATCCTTTTTACCTATTTTCGTTTATCACACGCGAAAACCGTTGACACTCAGGTTCGATTTCTGGACGGTTCGCCGAGAGCCACAGGTCTCGTCCTAATCGACGACCTTAAGATAGATCTCGCGGAGCCAAATCCGGAGTCGAACCAAACTGCGTTAGGGAAATAGTAGGGAAGGTTTGTGTGGTGACCACAATTGCCTAACGATATCGATACGTCAGGCCATTGTAGTGGCTCCCCGGGCCGGATTCGAACCAGCGACCGATCGGTTAACAGCCGATTGCTCTACCACTGAGCTACCGGGGAATAGCTGCTTATTTCATCAGCGAAGTGGCCTATAGCAAAAGGGTTTCGCTTTTGCAAAGGACCATTTCGCTTTTTTTCGACTTATGTGCATAACAGAATGATGACATGGGGCGAAAGCGTTCCTACATCAGGCTTTTGGTATGGTTTAACGAAAGAGAAGTTTTTTGTCGGAAGACAGGAAAGATAACGAAAACCAGGCGAATTCCGCGCCTCACAGCCACCGGAAGCGCCGGCACATGCGCCTTTTTGGCCGCCATATACCCGTTCCGCAATCGGTGGCGATGCGTCGCACGCTTGGCGGCGCTCTGGTTGCGGGGGGTGCGCTCGGGTTCCTGCCTGTTCTCGGTTTCTGGATGGTCCCGCTCGGTCTGGTCGTCCTTTCACAGGATTCGGCGCTGGTACGACGTAAACGCCGTCAGATCGAAGTGAAACTCGGCCGTCGCTGGAAAAGCGGCTGGTTTGCATCGGACAAGGACAAAGGCTGAACGCTTCTGTTGGCAAGCAACGTCGGGACAGCTACGATTGTTTCGCGGCGTCTCATTTTACGTATTGCGGCACAAAACAAAAACGGCTATTCGGAATGCCGCAAGTGACGCTGTTCGGAGATGAATTTTGTCACTTCCACAAGTAGTTAATTTCATTAGCTATTTTGACTTTGAGGCCTCGTGGCGGAGTGGTTACGCAGAGGACTGCAAATCCTTGCACCCCGGTTCGATTCCGGGCGAGGCCTCCATTCACCAAAACCCATTTAATAAGTAATTGATTTTCTTAAGTGTGGCGGGATCGGATCCACCCACTCAACTGGGCGTGGCAGCACACCTATCGATATTGAAGCGTGCGGCTTTTCAAGGCAACCGTCCGGTCGTCGAGTCGATTCAATGATAGAACGAACGAGTTCGACGCCGTCCTGCGGAGTTCCAAAGAGGGCCGACCAATCGAACCAAAATGCCTCCCAAACGTTGGCTTGATGTTTTGAAGGGAGGCGCAAAAATGTTCATTGTTCTAGGTGCCACCGGTCACGTTGGATCCGAGGTTGCAAACGCACTTCTCGCCGACGGCGAAAGTGTTACGGTGGTTACGCGCAGCGAAGAGAAAGCCAGGGATTGGCAAGGAAAGGGCGCAGACGCGGCGATCGTCGATGTGACCGATAGAGAAGGACTGGCTGGTGTTTTCCGGCGTGGAAAGCGAGCATTTCTGCTCAATCCCCCTGCCGCCGTCTCGACGGATACGGACGTTGAAGAGCACAAGACCGTCCAAGCTATCGTGGCTGCACTTGACGGCTCGGGACTGGAAAAGATCGTTGTCAGAATCCACCTACGGCGCGCAGCCCGGCGAACGGTGCGGCGATCTCAATGTTCTTTACGATTTCGAGCAGGCGTTGATGAAGCTGCCGATCCCGGTGACGGTTCAGCGCGCCGCCTACTACATGAGCAACTGGGATGCGATGTTGAAGCCCGCCAGCGGCGGTACTCTTCCTGCGATGTTTCCGGAAGAATTTGTGTTACCGATGGTCGCGCCTGCAGACCTTGGCAAGGCGGCCGCCCGCTTCCTGAGGGAGCCACCGGAAAAGACAGGCATTCACTATGTCGAAGGCCCCCAGCGCTACTCGATTGGCGAGGTGGCCCGTGCCTTCTCAAATGTCCTGGGAAAACCGGTCAAGGTTGCGGTGATACCTCGCGAGGAATGGGTGGGTGCTTATCGAAAGCTGGGTTTTTCCGAGGCCGGAGCCAGGTCCTACGCCCGAATGACAGGCGCCACGCTTGATGGAGCGGCGATGCCGGATCACCCGGTGCGAGGCACTACTTCGCTTCAAACTTACATAGCTGGCCTCGTTCACGGGACGCATCGTGTGGAAATGGCGTACCAGACCAAATGAATCACCTCGAGCGCGTGTCGCGCTCAGCGGTCAGGAACCGATACGGGGCATAGCGCGCTTCAGAATTCACCCGGGAAATTCTCGCGCAGTTCGCTTTGCGCCAGAGAGATGGCACTTTGCGATACGAATTCTCTTTCAACGCAGATCAATCGGAAGTGCGTAAACTTCGATTCAATCTATCTTCCTCATTTGGCATGACCCCCGGCCCATAGCCTTCTTGACGTGAGTTCAGAAGGTGTCATACTTTTATCTATAGGCATCTTTCCTGGGGGTAGTGCCATGCAACACGTAGGGGACAAGCTTACGAGCGCCGTTGCGCAGATTACACAACGTGAGAGGGGGCTATCCTCATATCTCGCTTGCCGGTGGTCTGCGTTCAAGACTGCTTCTGTATCTATCTATTGCCGGCTGGTTGACGCTTTATACTGATATTTATATTCAGTCTGAAAAAGTAGGGCCTTCCTGGCAGACGACTGCACCTGCAAAATTGCACCTCGGCTGGACGGCGATCCTTTGAGAAGGTGGTGAATGTTCGTTTCTGTCGAGAAGAATTTTATCTTCGTCCATGTTGCAAAGACCGGTGGTCAAGCGTTGAAGCGGGCGCTGCGCCCCTATGCCGTGAAGAAGGCCTCCGGCCAATGGCGGCGACTTCTGTCGCACCTGCCTGTCGCGGAAGACGTCGATATTCAGTTCGGCCCGCATGCGTCCGTGCGCTGGGCAAAGCTGAAGCTGCCACGCGCTTTCTTCGAAGGAGCCTTCAAATTCGGGCTCGTGCGCAACCCCTACGACCTTGCTGTCTCGCGCTACGCTTTCGTTCGCAGCCAGGGCAACCATCATCGCCACAAAGACGCCCAGACACAGAGTTTCGAGGATTTCCTGCGCCAGGAGCGCCGCCGCGCGTTGTGGCGCCCCCGCGATCAAAGTTCGATGCTGTGCGATTTCGACGGCAAGTTGCTGGTGGACCAGGTCTACCGCTTCGAACGGATGGAAGAGGCGTTCGCCGATATCGTGACCCGGCTGGATCTGTCCGAGTCGCCGGAGCTGACGCGCAAGAATGCCAGCGAGCGCGGTGCCTATCAGGATTATTACACGCCGGTCGAACGCAAGCTGGTCGAGCAGATATGGAAGCGTGATCTCGAGACGTTCGGCTATGAGTTCTAGCCAACCGAAAACTATAGGGCCCTGGTGACTTGCTTTTTATCATTTAGGGCTGGGGGTATTCTGCTCGCGGCTGTAAGAGTTCTCCGCCAGCCAAGATGCTGCGGCGAACAGAGCAACTATCGATACAGCAATTAAAAATTCCGTGGATGTACTGCGAATGACTGCGACGGGTTGCTGGCAGCAGATCGAGGCAGCAATGAGCAGCAGCGCCAGATAGCTGCTGCATTCGAATATCTCTTCCTTTATCTGATTGGGGACCGATCCATGCAGTATGTCGAAGATGGCACCTGCCAACAGGAGAAGGGCTGCTACATAGAACGGCCAGGCTGGCTTGCTGAACACAAAGCGAAGAATCCCTCCAACTAGCCTCCAGCGTGAAACCAGATAGACGATGGCAATGAGCGCGATAAGGATTGTCTCGTGAACGCGGTGAGCCTTGCTTTCGAGGTAGTTGGAAATCGGACCGACCTTGTCCAGCTCAAGTTCACGAAAGAAAAAGATGAAGCAGAGCATGGCCATGGTGGCGCAAAACATGCGTTCCGCGCCCGACGATATAGCTACAGCTGCTAGAAAAAGTAAAAACGTGCCTGCAAGGTAAACGAGTTGCACGATTTCGATCGGCCCTGACTCATCAAGCGAGACGGAAACGTCCGCCGGGTTAATTGTCATCCAAAAATACATCGCATTTATTGCGAGAAAGAAGAAGAGAAACAGCGCAAATCGTGGCGCAAAATGAATTCGGTTCATAATATCAATTATCCAATACTAGTCGGCTAAAAAGTTAGCCGTAATAGATGACGCCAGTTGCTGCAACCGGCACGACGAGAATTCAACGAATATTCAGGGAATTTATAGAGCAGAATCGTAGATGAATGTCTGCCAGCGCTAGCTGGAACGCCGCTCGGAATATCGGCGATAGACGCCTTTGCCTGCCTTCTTGGCGATATAGAGCGCAGCGTCACCGCACCAGAGCAGACTTTCCGGCGTATCGCCGTCACGCGGTGCCAGCGCGGCTCCGATCGTGACGCTGATGGCCACGGGCTCGGGACCGCCGAGATCGTAAGGTTGCGACACCGATCCGATAATACGGTCGGCAACGCTGGCTACTTCGTTGGATGTCGCCTGCAACAGGACAATGGCAAATTCATCGCCTCCCATGCGATAAACAACATCATTCTTGCGCAGGCATGACTGCAGGCGATCTGCTACGAGCTTTAAAAGACTATCGCCTTCGGCGCGTCCGTATTGATCGTTGAATTTCTTGAAGCCATCGAGATCAATACAAAGAATTGCAAATTGCAAACGGTCATCGAAGTCACTCTGGGCATAGGAACCACAAAGACTGTCGAGATGGTCTTCAAGTGCAGCTCTGTCGGCCAGCCCGGTCAGCTCATCCTGGCTTATAGGGAACTCATTGAATCCCTTGATCTCAATCATCTGCTTTGCATTCCTACCGTTCGCAGAACGACTCCCATCTGCAAGTATAGAATGACAGGTGCAGCCGATCTATTCAATCCCAGATTAATGGGTCCTGACCCTAACCCTACGGTTAAGGCAACTATCATAAGGTGGTGCGCGGATGCCTCATCGGGAAATTATTGGAAGCAGGATCAGCATGCGGCGTTAGTCATTCATTGACGCTGATGGAAATTTTTGCCACATCCTCTGATAATTATCGCTTCTGGTCACGGATGGGTAACCATAAAGGCCGTAAGGTCTGTACCGATCGTCAGGAGCATGTCACGCGCTTGCAAGCGCTTTGCGTTGCGAGTGCCTTGAAGAGAGCTTGTAGACCATGACGCTGAATTTTGAAGACCTGCGGATCAAGATGGTCGACAATCAGTTGCGCACGACTGATGTTACCGACAAACCCTTGCTCCAGGCCTTTCTTGACGTGCCGCGCGAGAAGTTCGTGCCGAGTTTCCGCATGCCTCTCGCCTATATCGATGATGACGTTCTTGTTTCGGCTGGCCGTTATCTGATGCAGCCTTCGCCGTTCGCCAAGATGGCGCAGCTCGCCAACATTCAGCCGGAAGATGCCGTGCTCGATATCGGATGCGCTACCGGCTATTCCTCGGCGGTGCTGTCGCGGGTCGCGCGTTCGGTCGTAGCGGTCGAATGCGATGCCGAACTTGCGGGGCAGGCGGTCTCCAATCTGGCGAGCCTCGGGTTCAAGAATGTCGTCGTGGTGAATGCGCCGCTCGAAGGCGGCTGCGCGTCCGAAGCGCCGTATGATGTAGTGCTAATTGAGGGTAGCGTTGATCACGTTCCTGCGTCATTATTTGATCAGTTGAAGAACGGGGGACGACTCGTGGTTGTTGAGGGGGCGGGAAACGCTGGAAAATCAATGATTTACGTGAAAAATGACGGAATCGTTTCGGGGCGCCGTGCATTCAATTCTGCGGTCAAAGCGCTTCCTGGCTTCGAAAAAATAGCTGAGTTCGAGTTCTGAAACCCGTTGCATATGAGACAAAAGTGCAACGGTCGGCCACTTTGTTTGCATTTTAGGAATGCCACTGTGGCCAACCCGGAAATTGATAGCTATCTAAGGCGCACTGTCGAACCGAATGGTTCGGTCGGAATATTGAGAGAATGAAGGGGTTTATAGTGTTCATAGCGGGCAAGCGATTTTTAACCGCAGCGCTGTTGTCAGCCACGGTATTAACCTCTACGCCTTCAATGGCTGAGACAATATTCGGGGCAATGGCCAAGGCCTACGAGAGAAACTCCACCGTCAATGCCGACAGGGCCGGCGTACGCGTCACCGACGAAGGTGTTGCGGTTGCAAAATCGGCATATCGTCCGACCATATCGGGAAACGCGTCCCTGCAGTCGACCTGGACCAAGCTTGATGAGGCTACCGGGCTTAGCGGGCGGCGTTCAGGGCGCAGCGACACCGGGACGTTCGGCATCAGCGTCAACCAGCTGCTGTTCGACGGGTTTACCACAAAGAACAACGTTGCTTCGGCGAAAACACAGGTGTTGGCCGCGCGCGAAAACCTGCGCAACAGTGAACAGAACACTCTGTTTCAGGCCGCACAGGCATTCATGGACGTCTACCTCACCCGTCAGATCGTCATCCTGCGGCAGAAGAACCTCGACTTCCTCGACGAACAGCTGCGCGCGGCGCGCGCGCGCTTTGATGTTGGTGAAGGAACGCGTACGGACGTTGCGCAAGCCGAGGCCTCGAAAGCTGAAGCTATCGCCACGTTAGCTGCGGCGAAATCCGACGAAAAGAATGCCGAAGCTGTCTATATTCAAATCGTCGGAGCGACGCCTGGCCGCCTTACGGCCGCGTCTATGGCATCGAAATCCCTGCCGAGATCAATGGATCAGGCATTCAGCATCGCCGCCAATAATCACCCGGCGATCCTGGCGACGCAATATGCCGTCGATGCAGCCGGATACAATGTGAAGGCGCAGGAAGGTCAGCTCCTGCCTCAGATCGGTCTTGTAGGGTCGGTTACGCGCGACGAGATTTTCTCGCCTGGCCTGAGCACCACCACCACGGATTCGACACAGGCCTCCGCCGGGATCCAGATGACAATCCCGATCTACAGCGGCGGCAGGACATCGGCGCTGGTTCGCCAGTCCAAGGAAACGTTGGGACAGCGGCGCATCGAAGTCGATGTACAGCGCGACGCCGTCCGTCAGGCGATCGCCAATGGCTACTCGACCATGGAATCGGCGAAAGCGCAGATCGTTGCGCAAAGGTCGGTGGTTGCGGCCGCGGAACTCGCCTTGAACGGCGTCATCGAAGAGCGCAAGGTGGGTCAGCGCACGACACTCGACGTGTTGAATGCGCAAGCCGATGTGCTGACCGGGCAGGTCAGCCTCGCGCAGGCCGAACGTGACAGCGTCGTGGCGAGCTACGCCGTTCTACTGGCTGTAGGGCGCCTGAACCCGGGCCAAATCGGCTTGCAGGTCGCGGAATACCGTCCTGAAGAGCATTACGAGGCTGTGAAGGATAAATGGATCGGCCTGCGCACGCCCGACGGCCGCTGATCTTCATCTGCCATTCGACCAAGAATAACATTTGCCGTCAGCTTAGCGCCTAGTGGAGCGGATTTGACATTCGCGTCCCGCGTTACATCGGTCTCTCAGGCGAATGTCAAATCCAAAGCTCCACTAGCAAGTTGAATTTGCTAGTGGTCTTTCGATTCTAACATTTGTGAGTGATTGGTATAGGCGGAATGCAAATGTTAGAATCGGACCACTAGCGGCAAATTGCTTTCAGGGGCCGTTTTCAGAAAAGTCTGTGGGTTAGCGTCAAACAATCCTCGCGGGGATTCTCAAACGCAATGCAAGCCTCTACACTGGATACAGATTCGTTGCAGCGCAATGAAACAAGATGTAGTGGGCAAAAGTATCATGGCACAATCTTCCAGCGTCGCCCGGGAACCCTCCATGGAGGAGATTCTCGCATCGATTCGCCGTATCATCGAGGAGAGTGATACGGGCCGGCCGGACGAAGGCGCGCCTCAGCCGGTCAACTCCGATGAGCGGTCACGTGCTACGGTTCCAGAGCATCAGCCTGCGGCGCAGTTGAGCGAAGAAGCCGAGTTTTCGCCGCGCGAAGGTATCGCCGTTCCGCCACCCGCAGCCCGGTCCTATGAGCCCGC
This is a stretch of genomic DNA from Phyllobacterium zundukense. It encodes these proteins:
- a CDS encoding DUF982 domain-containing protein translates to MTSQPGRMRVVTSALRAAECLLNDWPIEQGKKLSVAREALLSCLERKLSPGAARVAFIEAAKEAGNYVDEPTRLPPAGKVKKLHKARRRLS
- a CDS encoding DUF2971 domain-containing protein, with the protein product MNWDATLSNVPRGWTNNRIHFFKYMSESTAKAVLRNQTLRWSTAATLNDPFEMQLNVTIEGIDVDKVKKRALEKIWELYSSDQQVPIGNQLGVALEFMRINYPGMSKRELLTRMSGAIDESFDVIRRNTPRNQSDVMEALLPIKILSLTVAPDISLMWSHYSNSHRGVVMRFRSISAFDSPFGMAKPIVYTDVRPSFFTESYLINSLAGLESINNREMTDAIIYTKMSDWTYEKEWRISSGHGRNKAAPFEDIRFGINELDGIIYGIQMSDGDKAEILDLSADYPNIELMQAIPIQARGKVGIQNI
- a CDS encoding NmrA family NAD(P)-binding protein, with the protein product MSESTYGAQPGERCGDLNVLYDFEQALMKLPIPVTVQRAAYYMSNWDAMLKPASGGTLPAMFPEEFVLPMVAPADLGKAAARFLREPPEKTGIHYVEGPQRYSIGEVARAFSNVLGKPVKVAVIPREEWVGAYRKLGFSEAGARSYARMTGATLDGAAMPDHPVRGTTSLQTYIAGLVHGTHRVEMAYQTK
- a CDS encoding sulfotransferase family protein: MFVSVEKNFIFVHVAKTGGQALKRALRPYAVKKASGQWRRLLSHLPVAEDVDIQFGPHASVRWAKLKLPRAFFEGAFKFGLVRNPYDLAVSRYAFVRSQGNHHRHKDAQTQSFEDFLRQERRRALWRPRDQSSMLCDFDGKLLVDQVYRFERMEEAFADIVTRLDLSESPELTRKNASERGAYQDYYTPVERKLVEQIWKRDLETFGYEF
- a CDS encoding GGDEF domain-containing protein → MIEIKGFNEFPISQDELTGLADRAALEDHLDSLCGSYAQSDFDDRLQFAILCIDLDGFKKFNDQYGRAEGDSLLKLVADRLQSCLRKNDVVYRMGGDEFAIVLLQATSNEVASVADRIIGSVSQPYDLGGPEPVAISVTIGAALAPRDGDTPESLLWCGDAALYIAKKAGKGVYRRYSERRSS
- a CDS encoding protein-L-isoaspartate O-methyltransferase family protein — encoded protein: MTLNFEDLRIKMVDNQLRTTDVTDKPLLQAFLDVPREKFVPSFRMPLAYIDDDVLVSAGRYLMQPSPFAKMAQLANIQPEDAVLDIGCATGYSSAVLSRVARSVVAVECDAELAGQAVSNLASLGFKNVVVVNAPLEGGCASEAPYDVVLIEGSVDHVPASLFDQLKNGGRLVVVEGAGNAGKSMIYVKNDGIVSGRRAFNSAVKALPGFEKIAEFEF
- a CDS encoding TolC family outer membrane protein, with the protein product MKGFIVFIAGKRFLTAALLSATVLTSTPSMAETIFGAMAKAYERNSTVNADRAGVRVTDEGVAVAKSAYRPTISGNASLQSTWTKLDEATGLSGRRSGRSDTGTFGISVNQLLFDGFTTKNNVASAKTQVLAARENLRNSEQNTLFQAAQAFMDVYLTRQIVILRQKNLDFLDEQLRAARARFDVGEGTRTDVAQAEASKAEAIATLAAAKSDEKNAEAVYIQIVGATPGRLTAASMASKSLPRSMDQAFSIAANNHPAILATQYAVDAAGYNVKAQEGQLLPQIGLVGSVTRDEIFSPGLSTTTTDSTQASAGIQMTIPIYSGGRTSALVRQSKETLGQRRIEVDVQRDAVRQAIANGYSTMESAKAQIVAQRSVVAAAELALNGVIEERKVGQRTTLDVLNAQADVLTGQVSLAQAERDSVVASYAVLLAVGRLNPGQIGLQVAEYRPEEHYEAVKDKWIGLRTPDGR